From a single Candidatus Tumulicola sp. genomic region:
- a CDS encoding PilZ domain-containing protein, with amino-acid sequence MTRAARPSAPERRKHARIARSLPVHVHVGTEAQRHDGRILNIGGGGVLLKTECPVGTNDQISIEIDLKDESKPISVYGVVVRNDARGMGVSFIRVSEVNSDLIAYLIRKWQREETPQV; translated from the coding sequence ATGACTCGCGCTGCCCGCCCGAGCGCTCCCGAGCGCCGTAAGCATGCTCGCATCGCGAGATCGCTGCCGGTGCACGTGCACGTGGGCACCGAAGCACAGCGCCACGACGGGCGGATCCTGAACATCGGCGGTGGCGGCGTGCTGCTCAAGACGGAGTGCCCCGTCGGCACGAACGACCAGATCAGCATCGAGATCGACCTCAAGGACGAGAGCAAACCGATCTCCGTCTACGGCGTGGTCGTGCGCAATGATGCGCGCGGCATGGGCGTCTCGTTCATACGCGTGAGCGAAGTGAACTCCGACCTCATCGCCTACCTCATCAGGAAATGGCAGCGCGAAGAAACCCCCCAAGTCTAA